The Pyrococcus horikoshii OT3 genome includes a window with the following:
- a CDS encoding GMP synthase subunit A, with protein sequence MIVIMDNGGQYVHRIWRTLRYLGVETKIIPNTTPLEEIKAMNPKGIIFSGGPSLENTGNCEKVLEHYDEFNVPILGICLGHQLIAKFFGGKVGRGEKAEYSLVEIEIIDEDEIFKGLPKRLKVWESHMDEVKELPPKFKILARSETCPIEAMKHEELPIYGVQFHPEVAHTEKGEEILRNFAKLCGEL encoded by the coding sequence ATGATAGTGATAATGGACAATGGTGGTCAATACGTTCACAGGATATGGAGGACCCTCCGTTATCTTGGCGTTGAGACAAAGATAATTCCAAATACAACTCCCCTTGAAGAAATAAAGGCAATGAATCCTAAGGGAATAATCTTTTCCGGAGGGCCTAGCTTGGAGAACACGGGAAACTGTGAGAAGGTCCTTGAGCACTACGATGAATTTAACGTTCCAATCCTTGGAATATGCTTAGGTCATCAGTTGATAGCCAAGTTCTTCGGCGGGAAAGTAGGGAGGGGAGAAAAAGCTGAGTACAGTCTGGTTGAGATCGAGATAATTGATGAGGATGAAATATTCAAAGGACTCCCGAAGAGGTTAAAGGTCTGGGAGAGTCACATGGATGAAGTGAAAGAGCTTCCCCCCAAGTTTAAGATCCTTGCAAGGAGCGAAACGTGTCCCATAGAGGCTATGAAGCACGAAGAATTACCTATTTACGGTGTTCAGTTCCATCCGGAAGTTGCCCACACTGAAAAAGGAGAGGAAATTCTAAGGAACTTCGCTAAGCTCTGTGGAGAACTTTGA
- a CDS encoding sulfite exporter TauE/SafE family protein, which translates to MNYVELALISFILSVIFSIGGVGSAIAIVPVMAWLGVPLMTAKPTGLFINTLSMLSATVKNLKHGKLELKLGLPILLVATMVAPLGAYTGKFIPRRYIFLIFMAFLVYSGTMLLFFKPRKRAENGNHLVEGSVIGGIAGFLGGLLGVGGGGIISPALIMLGYEPKKVAATTALVVFFSSLSGFLTYWGMGTLDLRLLAWVSISALAGGWIGTHLMHFKMSSEQVKKAIGMILYLMVVKMLFS; encoded by the coding sequence ATGAACTATGTAGAGCTGGCTCTAATATCTTTTATATTAAGCGTTATTTTTTCAATTGGAGGAGTGGGAAGTGCCATAGCTATAGTTCCTGTTATGGCTTGGCTTGGAGTACCGTTAATGACAGCAAAGCCAACGGGATTATTTATAAATACGCTTTCAATGCTTTCCGCTACGGTGAAGAACTTAAAGCACGGAAAGCTTGAGCTCAAGTTGGGCCTCCCAATACTTCTTGTAGCAACCATGGTAGCTCCTCTTGGAGCTTATACTGGAAAGTTTATACCTAGGAGGTACATCTTTCTAATTTTCATGGCATTCTTAGTGTATTCTGGAACTATGTTACTATTCTTTAAGCCCAGGAAGAGGGCGGAAAATGGTAATCATTTAGTGGAAGGCTCGGTAATTGGAGGAATAGCTGGCTTCTTGGGAGGGCTCCTCGGCGTAGGGGGAGGAGGGATAATAAGCCCGGCCCTAATAATGCTTGGCTACGAGCCCAAGAAGGTCGCTGCTACAACAGCTTTAGTAGTATTCTTCTCATCTCTCAGTGGCTTCCTTACGTATTGGGGAATGGGGACTTTGGATCTAAGGTTGCTAGCTTGGGTCTCGATTTCGGCCCTTGCTGGAGGATGGATTGGAACCCATTTGATGCACTTTAAGATGAGCTCTGAGCAAGTTAAAAAAGCTATAGGGATGATCCTGTACTTAATGGTTGTTAAGATGTTGTTCAGCTAG
- a CDS encoding DUF2101 family protein, with protein MSLENLLYSIGLAMEKVFIKIKEFLLPKPTENPESFRFLRKLVKRNITYHELVSLRLQLIFIIYLISLLLITMLLKDPLTLLLTFVIEFLYIRYTIIRNWNLIIGPRAYRFFYYGISTITFVAFLGYVLIRKVATELIYYLTYISSIFVIVVVFRYYFKHKFGRDYTYGIIEEVKEDLVRVFVHDDIAANVKPGYYWVPKVSEAKEGDIVKLLVENRTFRSSIPVRILEVSQSSQTSTEPKEESE; from the coding sequence ATGAGCCTAGAAAACCTACTATACTCAATAGGTTTAGCTATGGAAAAGGTTTTCATCAAGATTAAAGAGTTTTTATTACCAAAACCCACAGAAAATCCTGAATCCTTTAGATTCCTAAGAAAATTAGTGAAAAGAAACATCACATATCATGAGCTCGTAAGTTTGCGACTCCAGCTTATATTCATAATTTACCTTATCTCTTTACTTCTGATAACGATGTTATTAAAAGATCCTTTAACGCTACTTCTAACTTTTGTCATAGAGTTCTTGTACATTAGGTACACGATCATCAGAAATTGGAACCTAATTATAGGGCCGAGAGCATACAGGTTTTTCTACTATGGAATTTCAACGATAACATTTGTAGCCTTTCTGGGTTATGTGCTCATTAGAAAAGTGGCAACAGAACTAATATATTACCTAACCTATATATCTTCAATTTTTGTGATAGTTGTTGTATTTAGATATTACTTCAAGCATAAGTTCGGTAGAGACTACACATACGGGATCATTGAAGAGGTGAAAGAGGACTTAGTTAGAGTTTTCGTTCACGATGATATAGCAGCTAACGTTAAGCCCGGCTATTACTGGGTTCCAAAGGTTAGCGAAGCTAAAGAAGGGGACATAGTAAAGCTACTCGTTGAGAATAGAACGTTTAGGAGCTCCATCCCAGTTAGGATCCTTGAGGTGTCTCAGTCCTCCCAAACTTCTACGGAACCAAAGGAGGAGAGCGAATAA
- a CDS encoding DUF2341 domain-containing protein yields the protein MEGEIMRRGFILNSAVLVLLIPLLLLVATYEDVSSFIVKSQSERFQLGRTHDLVTFLDLEFQRALEISGKRAVVTIVDYVSLTGNFINPNYMVNNTIADLVRTGSSPSISGYDPTRIMQGQTLRNWLSNISSLLIDQGFILYPDDQTILKSIKLKVAPLDAFRIIIKGFIPNITIRDKSGRIVYSGPIPSNGKYAYSVVSIVDMEDPFHSAMTGGRYHRSIRVCKHSIPEFGQRPIILANGSGESNKPVLLGRYGETLLYNSTHIYDDEGNYITNLTINGVNVSTSEVIKNIGDMGVIVFSNISGQSYGWCSSLGYRVNITVTNNLGEDLTDYQIPLLISVAKLPSDVVNAIFENTNSTNYSDIFKNGASIEIYDSSCNKIPFWIEYWDPVNKKALIWIRDSIGAGQSKTYSLYFGEGNPTKGNGDQVFLFFDDFEDGTWDDKWYVVEETPSIINGELYIPGGNETLAIRTKSFINYNGGFAVRFRMKGKMNADFDAGIGVEDVTGLILLFTDDYYPGQGLAIWWAVSVRNYYLWLLQNFYDYGREDITTYHTYEAIIIPAGIFRSEVTFKDLMDASGNLITGRDNTNNYLIFFFPPRYLYLVIDSGSKVRGAYFDYVFIRKYPEANGDLLDDSMGFSGIALNAGDVEEKPFIPTKKSPGAAYDIQPLIDCLLDQRYFAIKDGWSFFERLEGSNKNHLVYERMANETQDELGISYNGKHFPIGLVSFMIPYEIYDRKLATLMIEIGKNPNEERVSSADYYFLTYYFGGGNKVEGYRVWGISYGVTSEGDLSNIPFFLDPQTAKEILGTQGTCDLLVGYNCR from the coding sequence TTGGAGGGAGAAATAATGAGGAGAGGTTTTATTCTTAATTCGGCAGTGTTAGTTCTCCTAATCCCCCTCCTTCTATTAGTTGCAACTTATGAAGATGTTTCTTCTTTCATCGTTAAGAGCCAAAGTGAGAGATTTCAATTAGGTAGAACTCATGATCTTGTAACTTTCTTAGATTTAGAGTTCCAAAGAGCCCTTGAAATATCTGGGAAGAGGGCGGTAGTGACGATAGTTGATTATGTCTCCTTGACTGGTAACTTCATAAACCCTAATTACATGGTGAATAACACCATAGCCGATCTAGTAAGAACAGGTTCATCCCCCTCAATATCTGGATATGATCCAACCAGGATAATGCAGGGTCAAACCCTAAGAAACTGGCTATCCAATATAAGTTCCCTGCTCATTGATCAGGGGTTCATCCTTTACCCAGACGACCAAACAATTTTAAAGAGCATTAAATTAAAAGTAGCTCCCTTGGACGCGTTTAGAATTATTATAAAGGGGTTTATTCCGAACATAACGATAAGAGATAAAAGCGGAAGAATTGTATACTCAGGTCCTATACCCTCAAATGGAAAGTACGCTTATTCAGTAGTTAGCATAGTAGACATGGAAGATCCATTCCACTCTGCGATGACTGGAGGTAGATACCACCGCTCAATCAGGGTATGCAAACATTCGATTCCAGAATTTGGGCAAAGGCCTATTATATTGGCCAATGGAAGCGGGGAGAGCAACAAACCAGTCCTTTTAGGAAGATATGGAGAAACTTTGCTCTATAATTCCACGCATATTTATGACGATGAGGGGAATTATATAACTAACTTGACTATAAATGGAGTCAATGTTTCAACATCAGAGGTAATCAAAAATATTGGGGATATGGGAGTTATTGTGTTCTCAAATATCTCAGGGCAAAGCTATGGATGGTGTTCGAGCTTAGGATACCGGGTTAATATAACGGTGACAAATAATCTGGGAGAGGATCTAACGGATTATCAGATCCCACTCTTAATATCAGTTGCAAAACTTCCATCTGATGTTGTTAATGCAATTTTTGAGAATACAAATTCAACTAACTATTCAGATATATTTAAGAATGGAGCAAGTATAGAAATTTACGATTCTTCATGCAATAAGATTCCATTCTGGATAGAATATTGGGACCCTGTAAACAAGAAAGCTCTTATCTGGATCAGAGACTCAATCGGAGCTGGGCAGTCAAAGACATACTCATTGTACTTTGGAGAAGGAAATCCAACAAAAGGAAATGGGGACCAGGTCTTTTTATTCTTTGATGATTTCGAAGATGGCACGTGGGATGACAAGTGGTATGTCGTGGAAGAGACACCATCAATTATTAACGGAGAGCTTTACATCCCAGGGGGAAATGAAACACTTGCAATAAGAACTAAGAGCTTCATAAACTATAATGGAGGATTTGCAGTAAGATTCAGAATGAAAGGCAAAATGAATGCAGATTTCGATGCAGGTATTGGAGTTGAAGATGTAACTGGTTTGATTTTGCTATTTACTGACGATTATTACCCAGGGCAAGGTCTAGCTATTTGGTGGGCTGTTTCGGTTAGAAACTATTATTTATGGCTTCTTCAGAATTTTTATGATTATGGAAGAGAAGATATCACAACTTATCATACTTATGAAGCTATTATAATTCCAGCCGGGATATTTCGGAGTGAAGTAACTTTTAAAGATTTAATGGATGCCTCAGGAAATTTAATTACTGGGAGAGATAATACCAATAATTATCTGATCTTCTTCTTCCCTCCAAGGTATCTCTATTTAGTCATTGATAGTGGAAGTAAAGTCAGAGGAGCATACTTTGATTACGTCTTCATCCGCAAGTATCCGGAAGCTAATGGAGATCTACTTGATGATTCAATGGGATTTAGTGGAATAGCCCTAAATGCAGGGGATGTAGAGGAAAAACCGTTTATTCCAACAAAGAAGTCCCCAGGAGCAGCATACGATATACAGCCACTTATAGATTGTCTCCTAGACCAGAGGTACTTTGCGATAAAAGATGGATGGTCATTCTTCGAGAGACTTGAAGGAAGTAACAAAAATCACCTAGTTTATGAGAGGATGGCAAATGAAACTCAAGATGAATTGGGGATCTCATATAACGGTAAACACTTCCCAATAGGCCTAGTGAGCTTTATGATACCATATGAAATATATGATAGGAAATTAGCAACCCTAATGATCGAGATCGGGAAAAATCCAAATGAGGAGAGAGTATCGAGTGCTGATTACTACTTCCTAACCTATTATTTTGGAGGTGGAAATAAGGTTGAGGGTTATAGGGTTTGGGGAATCTCATATGGAGTAACATCTGAAGGAGATCTCTCTAACATTCCTTTCTTCCTCGATCCTCAGACCGCCAAAGAGATCCTAGGAACCCAGGGAACTTGTGATTTATTAGTTGGTTATAACTGCAGGTGA